The following are from one region of the Stanieria sp. NIES-3757 genome:
- a CDS encoding efflux transporter, RND family, MFP subunit protein: MKIPSIHIPYPPRKPLKPKLITTGIILSIGCAGAGWWFWQQQHITKTETPSTITLPLTVQTVVVHKQLVPENRTLTGTVEAIDATTLTSRVTGRVEQLLVQEGTRVEKRQVIAVIDVSDIRAQQQQAAAQIIAARAAVATAQANRSSALTQVDTARGKLSEAEASLLETQAELADAQLNQRRAAYLYREGAVPEFNLDTANTRVNVLQAKIRQIEAMIAQASSSIKSAEAAVGEATASVEQAQAQVSQAEATAQEVAANLDYGVVRAPFAGAIVKKQVEIGEIAGVSQPLVTLESRDRLRLSVAVPEALIDRVQLGQSVTVHIDALNREVSGQVSQIIPAADPQARNFTVKVALAPTANLISGMFGRLQLENTDRTAVIIPPSTLVQRLGVSGVFKVVDGKAQFQTVTVRPINGDAVEVFAGVNEGDRLILNPAPSLQENTKVSESNYQQYSRGASHVE; this comes from the coding sequence ATGAAAATTCCATCTATCCATATACCCTATCCACCACGGAAACCATTAAAACCAAAGTTGATAACCACAGGCATCATCCTCAGTATCGGCTGTGCGGGAGCAGGTTGGTGGTTTTGGCAGCAGCAGCATATTACCAAAACCGAAACTCCCTCTACTATAACACTACCGCTGACTGTGCAAACAGTGGTCGTGCATAAGCAATTAGTACCGGAAAATCGAACGCTGACTGGAACCGTGGAAGCGATCGATGCCACAACGTTGACCTCTCGCGTGACTGGACGAGTTGAACAACTCCTGGTGCAGGAAGGAACACGGGTAGAAAAACGACAGGTCATTGCTGTCATTGATGTCTCTGATATTCGGGCACAACAACAGCAAGCAGCAGCCCAAATCATAGCAGCACGGGCAGCCGTTGCAACCGCCCAAGCCAATCGTAGCAGTGCCTTAACCCAGGTGGATACGGCACGGGGAAAACTCAGCGAGGCAGAAGCATCATTACTGGAAACCCAGGCAGAACTGGCGGATGCTCAATTGAACCAACGACGAGCGGCTTATCTTTATCGGGAAGGAGCCGTTCCAGAATTCAACCTAGATACGGCAAATACGCGAGTTAATGTATTGCAGGCAAAGATTCGCCAGATCGAGGCGATGATCGCACAGGCATCATCATCGATTAAAAGTGCGGAAGCTGCCGTTGGAGAAGCGACTGCCAGTGTAGAACAGGCACAGGCACAAGTTTCCCAGGCAGAAGCCACGGCACAAGAGGTTGCCGCCAACTTAGACTATGGGGTTGTGCGAGCGCCGTTTGCTGGAGCGATCGTGAAAAAACAGGTGGAGATCGGTGAGATCGCAGGAGTCAGCCAACCGTTGGTGACCTTGGAAAGTAGGGATCGTCTACGGTTGAGTGTGGCAGTTCCAGAAGCACTAATCGATCGCGTGCAGTTAGGGCAATCGGTGACGGTACACATTGATGCGTTGAATCGTGAGGTTTCTGGACAAGTCAGCCAGATTATTCCGGCTGCCGATCCCCAGGCACGCAATTTTACGGTCAAAGTTGCACTTGCGCCCACAGCCAATTTGATTTCTGGGATGTTCGGTCGGTTGCAGTTAGAAAACACCGATCGCACTGCTGTGATCATTCCCCCAAGTACGCTAGTTCAGCGTCTGGGCGTCTCTGGTGTGTTTAAGGTGGTCGATGGTAAAGCCCAGTTTCAAACTGTAACGGTGCGTCCCATCAATGGCGATGCAGTAGAGGTGTTTGCTGGAGTGAATGAAGGCGATCGCTTGATTCTCAATCCAGCCCCAAGCTTACAAGAAAACACCAAAGTGAGTGAATCAAATTATCAGCAATATAGCCGAGGAGCGTCCCATGTCGAATGA
- a CDS encoding AcrB/AcrD/AcrF family protein: MSNDTDAKPRGLVGHITAYFINSQLTILLVIALAVFSIGTVILVPKEENPQINVPGAAVTFSYSGAPAEVVERSVTTIMEGRIRELKGIDHIYSTSVNSGSEIDVQFLVGSDWEKSIFNLQNQIFNSRDLLPSGVTYELHSSRTDDVPIVTLTLTGKDYSDNQLHRVGERILEELRKIPDTGVLTLNGGQPRMIAVDLNPDKLASYQLSPSTIAQSLEAANTELPAGDVSDGQTRLFIEGGSLFQSIDDIAQIIVGFSSDRSPIYLRDVATIRDDFRDRTSYSRIHFRPDYELSSPHPHIKDRPAAAFVSQPAITIGVAKKEGTNAVTVAEEVFHRLEELKPQLPAGVEMAVTRNDGYSAEATVENLFHELMVATVVVVVMMMMFLGWRDSLIVGVVIPLTLGTTIGIGYLTGHTINKVAMFALIISIGILVDDGVVIVENIHRRFELKPHLTFKEKLEEAVDAVSEIGAPTVLATLTVVLAFYPLRYITGLIGPYLAPLSFNVPIAMVLSFILAITVTPYMAVRMIKLSHAHESQDLHSTRIYRWYSAIMQPLMDSRRRRRFVILAVSGLLAITLTFPLTQAVKVRVLPKGNDSNFLVQIDMPSGTGLEKTNQVVQEVEAVLQQQPEIINFETYVGTYAPVDFAAMFRGTSNRGDKHNAEIRVHITDSKARAITTENLVLQLRPLLTEVANRHQAVVKFLEKPPGPPQRATVLAEIYGPDYTQLRELSKQIRQVFNGTKEVVDIDDSTRNQIPQMQLTVDQDKAMRAGITRSDVAQTLNVLLTGEDVSTLKIPGEILPVGIQLRFAEQFRRNLNDLDRIQLPNSTGALVPLTELINRQSTIVDQPIFHKDQQPVTYVTGEMGNRSSIYAVFDQLFYFLRHPLPAGYWIEWDGEWKTTVDLFRDIALALTAATAMIYMLLVGQFRSFKVPLIILGSIPLSLIGILIAFALNGAYLSALSLIGVIALAGMVIRNSIVLLEFIQERLREGADLQHAILEAGAVRFRPILLTSMAAILGNAPILLDPIWAGLGWTIITGMMASSALTMVVIPLIYYGDRLKQSKRSSVSEDSDPTQDTTGGESYAS; encoded by the coding sequence ATGTCGAATGACACTGATGCTAAACCCCGTGGGCTAGTGGGTCACATCACCGCCTATTTCATCAACTCGCAACTGACAATTCTACTGGTTATCGCCCTCGCCGTGTTCAGCATTGGCACCGTCATCCTGGTGCCGAAGGAAGAGAATCCCCAGATTAATGTGCCGGGTGCAGCAGTGACTTTCAGCTATTCGGGTGCACCTGCCGAGGTGGTGGAAAGGAGCGTCACAACCATTATGGAAGGGCGCATCCGGGAATTGAAAGGGATTGACCATATCTATTCCACGTCGGTCAATTCAGGCAGTGAAATTGATGTGCAATTCTTAGTTGGAAGCGACTGGGAAAAATCGATCTTTAATTTGCAGAATCAAATATTTAATAGTCGAGACCTGTTACCGTCCGGTGTCACCTATGAGCTCCATTCCAGCCGCACGGATGATGTGCCAATTGTGACCCTAACATTAACGGGAAAAGACTACAGCGACAATCAACTGCATCGCGTCGGCGAACGCATCTTGGAGGAATTACGCAAAATTCCGGATACCGGAGTCCTGACGCTTAACGGGGGTCAGCCCCGCATGATCGCAGTAGACCTAAACCCGGATAAGCTGGCAAGTTATCAGCTATCCCCCAGCACGATTGCCCAATCCCTTGAGGCTGCGAATACCGAACTGCCTGCGGGAGATGTGTCGGATGGGCAAACTCGCTTATTTATTGAAGGCGGCTCTCTCTTTCAGTCTATTGACGATATCGCTCAAATTATTGTTGGATTTAGCAGCGATCGTTCTCCCATTTACCTGCGCGATGTTGCCACCATTCGAGATGATTTTCGCGATCGCACCTCCTACTCTCGGATTCACTTCCGCCCCGATTACGAGTTGAGTTCGCCCCATCCCCACATTAAGGACCGACCTGCTGCTGCCTTTGTCAGTCAGCCCGCCATTACCATCGGCGTCGCTAAGAAGGAAGGCACCAATGCCGTTACCGTCGCCGAGGAAGTCTTCCATCGCTTAGAAGAACTCAAACCCCAGTTGCCGGCTGGCGTGGAAATGGCAGTCACCCGCAATGACGGTTACTCGGCTGAAGCCACCGTCGAAAACCTGTTCCACGAATTAATGGTGGCGACGGTGGTGGTGGTGGTGATGATGATGATGTTTCTGGGATGGCGAGATTCTCTGATTGTTGGGGTGGTGATTCCTCTCACCTTAGGTACCACTATCGGCATTGGTTATCTGACGGGTCACACCATTAACAAAGTGGCGATGTTTGCGCTAATCATCTCGATTGGGATTCTGGTGGATGATGGGGTGGTGATCGTTGAAAATATCCATCGTCGGTTTGAACTGAAACCACACTTAACTTTTAAAGAAAAACTGGAAGAGGCAGTTGACGCGGTCAGTGAAATCGGGGCACCGACAGTTCTGGCAACCTTGACGGTGGTGTTGGCATTTTATCCCCTGCGCTACATCACCGGATTAATCGGTCCCTATCTGGCTCCCCTGTCCTTTAATGTGCCGATTGCCATGGTTTTAAGTTTTATTCTGGCAATCACGGTCACGCCCTACATGGCAGTTCGGATGATCAAGCTGTCTCATGCGCATGAGTCACAGGATTTGCACTCCACGCGCATTTACCGCTGGTATTCTGCAATCATGCAGCCGTTAATGGACTCTCGCCGCCGCCGCCGGTTTGTCATCCTGGCTGTTTCGGGGTTACTGGCAATTACGCTGACTTTTCCATTGACCCAAGCGGTGAAAGTGCGGGTGCTGCCCAAGGGCAACGATTCTAACTTTCTGGTGCAGATTGATATGCCGTCGGGAACTGGATTGGAGAAGACGAACCAGGTGGTGCAGGAAGTTGAAGCCGTTTTGCAACAACAGCCTGAAATCATCAACTTTGAAACCTATGTCGGAACCTATGCTCCGGTGGATTTCGCTGCCATGTTCAGAGGCACGTCTAACCGAGGCGATAAACATAATGCTGAGATCCGGGTGCATATCACCGATAGCAAGGCACGAGCCATCACCACCGAAAATCTGGTGCTTCAGTTGCGTCCGCTGCTCACAGAAGTTGCCAATCGGCACCAGGCGGTGGTCAAGTTCCTGGAAAAGCCACCTGGACCTCCGCAGCGAGCGACCGTACTGGCAGAAATTTATGGACCCGATTACACGCAGCTGCGGGAACTGTCAAAACAGATACGACAGGTCTTTAACGGTACGAAGGAAGTTGTGGATATTGACGACTCGACCCGCAACCAAATTCCACAAATGCAGTTAACGGTCGATCAGGACAAGGCAATGCGAGCCGGGATCACTCGTTCAGATGTTGCCCAAACCTTAAATGTGCTGTTGACCGGGGAGGATGTTTCGACCCTAAAAATTCCTGGTGAAATTCTTCCCGTTGGGATTCAACTGCGCTTTGCAGAACAATTTCGCCGCAATTTGAATGACCTCGATCGAATTCAATTGCCCAATTCCACAGGGGCGCTGGTGCCGTTGACCGAGTTAATCAACCGACAATCCACGATCGTAGACCAGCCCATCTTTCATAAAGACCAGCAACCCGTGACTTATGTCACTGGAGAAATGGGAAACCGTTCCTCCATCTACGCGGTCTTCGATCAACTGTTCTACTTCCTGCGCCATCCCTTGCCCGCTGGCTACTGGATCGAGTGGGACGGGGAATGGAAAACGACTGTAGATCTATTCCGCGATATCGCTCTGGCTTTGACCGCTGCCACGGCAATGATTTACATGCTGCTGGTCGGACAATTCCGTAGCTTCAAAGTTCCTCTGATCATCCTGGGTAGTATTCCCCTGTCTCTGATTGGGATCTTAATCGCCTTTGCGCTAAATGGCGCTTACTTGAGTGCCCTGTCTCTGATTGGGGTTATTGCCCTAGCGGGTATGGTAATCCGAAATTCGATCGTCCTGCTGGAATTTATTCAGGAACGATTGCGGGAGGGAGCCGATTTACAACACGCCATCCTGGAAGCGGGAGCAGTCCGATTTCGTCCGATTTTGCTTACCAGTATGGCGGCAATTTTGGGTAATGCTCCGATTCTGCTCGACCCCATTTGGGCAGGTCTGGGGTGGACCATTATTACCGGGATGATGGCATCTTCAGCCCTGACGATGGTGGTGATTCCGCTGATCTACTATGGCGATCGCCTGAAGCAGTCAAAACGTTCAAGCGTATCCGAAGACAGTGATCCCACTCAAGACACGACTGGAGGTGAAAGTTATGCATCCTAA
- a CDS encoding proton extrusion protein PcxA: MHPNVFNHINQWIVKTPLRSLSEAYNAALAIQAIEEKHFVGRAIAKDSNHTDATFRYFRDKRDSYLQVIRVRLAEFRSSSLISNLLHASPDKSLPGEMSQDSDESTILEKLNLIESVLARYEIQRQLEATVFPRKQDQQVSQPFQEAPFDFDETFNQTDSLQRIRSGSVFDTANQIKKELTPEYEREVLYELRTARKRTIRASRFLILLIVIPLMVQFAGKSLLIEPLIHQFNHSPQIMLTGEAKQRAVHDLAQFKESLEFDTLANDSHQSPNSEQLLKAEAHRLQERYSEESTEGIKNLMADGLAFVTFIALMYFGRQQVVVLKSLIDRVFFGLNDATKVFLIILFTDMFVGYHSSHGWEVLLEGIAEHFGLPSDRNAIFLFIATVPVMLDATFKYLIFNYLTRKSPSAVAVYRTMNE; the protein is encoded by the coding sequence ATGCATCCTAATGTGTTTAATCATATCAACCAATGGATTGTGAAAACGCCCCTGCGATCGCTATCTGAGGCATACAATGCAGCCCTGGCAATTCAAGCGATTGAAGAAAAGCACTTTGTCGGTCGAGCGATCGCCAAAGATTCAAATCACACCGATGCTACATTCCGTTACTTCCGGGACAAACGAGATTCCTATCTTCAAGTCATCCGAGTGCGACTGGCTGAATTTAGAAGCAGTAGCTTAATTTCAAACCTGCTTCATGCCTCACCTGACAAAAGCTTGCCTGGAGAGATGAGCCAGGACAGCGACGAGAGCACAATTCTGGAGAAATTGAACTTAATTGAATCGGTTTTGGCTAGATACGAAATTCAACGGCAATTAGAAGCAACCGTTTTTCCCCGGAAGCAAGACCAGCAAGTCAGTCAGCCCTTCCAGGAAGCCCCTTTTGACTTTGATGAAACCTTTAATCAAACAGATTCACTTCAAAGAATTCGCTCGGGTTCAGTTTTCGATACGGCAAATCAAATTAAGAAAGAACTGACTCCCGAATATGAACGGGAAGTTCTATACGAACTGCGTACTGCTCGTAAGCGAACCATAAGAGCAAGTCGGTTCTTGATTTTGCTCATCGTCATCCCATTGATGGTTCAGTTTGCAGGTAAATCGCTCCTGATTGAGCCATTAATCCATCAGTTCAATCATTCTCCCCAAATCATGTTGACAGGTGAAGCTAAGCAACGGGCAGTGCACGACCTTGCCCAGTTTAAGGAAAGCCTAGAATTTGACACCTTGGCGAATGACAGCCATCAAAGCCCGAATTCAGAGCAATTGCTCAAAGCCGAAGCCCATCGTTTACAGGAGCGTTACAGCGAGGAAAGTACGGAAGGCATCAAAAATCTAATGGCAGATGGGTTAGCATTCGTGACCTTCATCGCGCTAATGTATTTCGGTCGCCAGCAAGTGGTCGTGCTTAAGTCTTTGATCGACCGAGTTTTTTTTGGATTGAACGATGCAACCAAGGTGTTTCTGATCATTCTCTTCACCGACATGTTTGTTGGTTACCATTCGTCTCATGGTTGGGAAGTTTTACTGGAAGGCATTGCAGAGCATTTTGGGTTGCCCAGCGATCGCAATGCCATCTTCCTGTTTATCGCCACAGTTCCTGTCATGTTGGATGCAACGTTCAAATACTTGATCTTCAATTATCTCACCCGGAAGTCACCTTCAGCCGTTGCTGTTTACAGAACCATGAATGAGTAA
- a CDS encoding hypothetical protein (protein of unknown function DUF1400): MNTKIAANPLFKKRFIQTSISQSSNTCLFTLRWFSSFKPIRLLTLGTISVLLSALPGKAAEKIYFKYGPFIESLDVSSLESFAKTGKINSDLKFYFTLAKANDTTKQKVREILVQRANIKPFEVSQFFNSELGYNILERFGQYIQTPSWLNGKQSLRAGLVLAAFDSKGLTLLNFLQKLPVDVYIDVKVVLKGFRSLERVNKATNFFIQKMSSFSNVESVSGATVDFAKLPDLRQMGPLGVQEKRWVLKDANHNRQFYVLVFEPQQWRFGKTPVLILSHGLGSKPEEFAARAKHLASYGFLVALPQHPGSDTQQVQELKQGLSLAYFLTSEFIDRPRDISYVIDELERRNHAEFGGRLDLQSVGVAGHSFGGYGALAVAGATIDFEHLQKECDDRQFEYLNNSLILQCQALHLPRQAYKFRDPRVKAVFAANPVNYAIFGPKGLGKITIPVFMIGGSKDPITPPIFEQARSFPLLNSSVKYLALAEGQAHITNLADLDIWVTHALGSIQSLGLASPFLLDSYADALLLAFFQTHLAGDSAYQPYMQSAYAKYLSHNQKFKLFAISAASDNAFKAAIAEFRAKH, encoded by the coding sequence ATGAATACAAAGATTGCTGCTAATCCGCTGTTCAAAAAAAGATTTATACAGACAAGCATCTCTCAGTCAAGTAATACTTGTCTATTTACACTTAGATGGTTCTCGTCCTTCAAGCCAATACGACTCCTTACCCTGGGAACTATTTCAGTCTTGTTATCCGCATTGCCAGGAAAAGCAGCAGAAAAGATTTATTTCAAATATGGCCCATTTATCGAATCACTAGATGTTAGTTCTCTAGAAAGTTTTGCTAAAACCGGGAAGATTAACTCGGATTTGAAATTCTACTTCACGCTCGCTAAAGCCAATGATACAACCAAGCAGAAGGTTCGAGAAATTTTGGTTCAACGTGCAAATATTAAGCCTTTCGAGGTGTCGCAGTTTTTCAACAGTGAACTAGGTTATAATATTCTGGAGCGATTTGGTCAATATATCCAAACTCCGAGTTGGTTGAATGGAAAACAATCCCTTCGGGCAGGTTTAGTGCTAGCTGCATTCGACTCGAAAGGATTAACGCTGCTCAACTTCCTGCAAAAGCTGCCAGTCGATGTTTATATTGATGTGAAAGTTGTTCTGAAAGGATTTCGATCGCTGGAACGGGTAAACAAGGCAACGAATTTTTTCATTCAGAAAATGTCATCCTTTTCCAATGTGGAGTCAGTTAGTGGAGCCACCGTAGATTTTGCGAAATTACCAGATTTACGCCAGATGGGACCTTTGGGTGTTCAGGAAAAACGCTGGGTATTAAAAGATGCCAATCATAATCGCCAATTTTATGTGTTGGTCTTTGAGCCGCAGCAGTGGCGTTTCGGAAAAACTCCCGTACTGATTTTGTCTCATGGTTTAGGCTCTAAGCCTGAAGAGTTTGCAGCACGAGCAAAGCATTTAGCCTCCTATGGCTTTTTGGTAGCATTACCGCAGCATCCCGGAAGCGATACACAGCAGGTACAAGAACTCAAGCAAGGGCTGTCGTTGGCTTACTTTTTAACCAGCGAGTTTATTGATCGACCACGCGATATTAGCTATGTGATTGATGAACTGGAACGACGGAATCATGCAGAGTTTGGTGGACGGTTAGACTTGCAATCTGTAGGAGTGGCTGGGCATTCCTTTGGTGGCTATGGAGCGTTAGCCGTTGCCGGTGCCACAATCGATTTTGAGCATCTGCAAAAAGAGTGCGATGATCGCCAGTTTGAGTATCTAAATAACTCATTAATATTACAATGCCAAGCTTTGCATCTGCCTCGGCAAGCCTATAAATTCCGAGATCCAAGAGTAAAGGCTGTTTTTGCAGCAAATCCAGTCAACTACGCAATTTTCGGTCCTAAAGGATTGGGAAAAATTACGATTCCGGTATTTATGATTGGGGGTAGTAAAGATCCAATCACTCCGCCAATCTTTGAGCAAGCCCGGTCTTTCCCGTTGTTGAACTCCTCCGTTAAATATCTAGCACTTGCAGAAGGGCAAGCCCATATTACTAATTTGGCGGATTTAGATATCTGGGTTACCCACGCTCTAGGTTCCATTCAAAGCTTAGGTCTGGCTAGTCCTTTTTTACTTGACAGTTATGCAGATGCTTTGCTGTTGGCATTTTTTCAGACTCATTTAGCTGGAGATTCAGCCTATCAACCGTACATGCAGTCCGCTTATGCCAAGTATCTAAGCCACAATCAGAAATTCAAACTGTTCGCGATCAGTGCAGCATCAGACAATGCTTTCAAAGCTGCGATCGCCGAATTCAGAGCGAAGCATTAA
- a CDS encoding sulfatase, with protein MEKLFILRQFLSWALQIVSRTKKLCIELLGVTKIMVLTAILILFNFLGTWGSTVALAADYSSSNFKPTSREIAQVNTTQSSNKPNIVIIWGDDIGQSDISAFTKGLMGFRTPNIDRLAKEGITFTDYYGEQSCTAGRAAFITGQSVFRTGLSKVGLPGADLGLRAEDPTIAEMLKAQGYATAQFGKNHLGDKDEFLPTAHGFDEFYGNLYHLNAEEEPELPDYPKPEDFPNFKKNYGPRGVLHSFAKSGGGQEIEDTGPLTRKRMETIDDDVANRSVEYVKKKAQAGEPFFMWTNFTHMHFRTHTKPESLGQAGRWQSPYHDTMIDHDKNVGQILDAIDEAGIADNTIVMYSTDNGPHMNSWPDAAMTPFRSEKDTGWEGAFRVPAFVRWPGHIEPGSVSNEIISHLDWMPTLLAAAGEPEIKDKLLNNYRAGSKRFKVHLDGYNILPYLTGQEEHSPRESVFYFSDDGDLLAMRYDNWKVHFAQQRSPGTLALWGEPFVATRIPWLYNLRTDPYEKATITSNTYWDWYLDHIFLLTPAQKYVGDFLATFKEYPPRQKAASFTIDQVLEKLQNPSGYQ; from the coding sequence ATGGAAAAACTATTTATTTTAAGACAATTTTTGTCTTGGGCTCTTCAAATTGTCTCAAGAACTAAAAAGCTTTGTATTGAGTTGCTCGGTGTCACCAAAATTATGGTGCTGACAGCCATCTTGATACTGTTTAACTTTCTAGGTACTTGGGGAAGTACCGTGGCTCTGGCAGCAGACTATTCTTCTAGCAATTTTAAACCCACATCGCGGGAAATTGCTCAAGTAAATACTACTCAAAGCTCCAATAAACCCAATATCGTGATTATTTGGGGTGACGATATCGGACAAAGCGACATTAGTGCCTTTACCAAAGGTTTGATGGGCTTCCGTACTCCCAATATAGACCGCCTGGCAAAAGAAGGAATAACCTTCACCGACTACTACGGCGAGCAAAGCTGTACGGCAGGGCGAGCAGCTTTTATTACTGGACAGAGCGTTTTCCGCACGGGTTTGAGTAAAGTAGGTCTTCCCGGTGCCGATTTGGGTCTGCGAGCGGAAGATCCCACTATTGCCGAAATGCTCAAAGCTCAGGGTTATGCTACTGCCCAATTTGGGAAAAATCATTTGGGCGACAAGGATGAATTCCTGCCTACCGCTCATGGGTTTGATGAATTTTATGGCAACCTCTATCACCTAAACGCCGAAGAGGAGCCAGAACTGCCTGACTATCCCAAACCAGAGGATTTTCCCAACTTTAAGAAAAATTACGGTCCTCGTGGCGTACTCCACAGTTTTGCCAAATCTGGTGGAGGACAGGAAATAGAAGATACGGGTCCTCTAACTCGCAAGCGGATGGAAACAATTGACGATGATGTTGCCAATCGCTCTGTTGAATATGTCAAGAAAAAAGCCCAGGCGGGAGAGCCGTTCTTTATGTGGACTAATTTTACCCATATGCACTTCCGCACCCATACTAAGCCCGAAAGTTTGGGTCAAGCAGGACGCTGGCAGTCCCCCTACCACGATACGATGATCGACCACGACAAAAACGTCGGTCAGATCTTAGATGCGATCGATGAGGCAGGAATTGCCGACAACACGATAGTCATGTATAGCACTGATAACGGCCCTCACATGAACTCTTGGCCCGATGCAGCAATGACTCCCTTCCGTAGTGAGAAAGATACGGGCTGGGAAGGTGCTTTCCGCGTTCCCGCTTTTGTGCGCTGGCCCGGTCATATCGAACCAGGTTCGGTATCCAACGAGATTATCTCTCACCTAGATTGGATGCCCACTCTGTTGGCAGCAGCAGGGGAACCCGAGATTAAAGATAAACTATTAAACAATTACCGAGCAGGCAGCAAGAGATTTAAGGTACATCTTGACGGCTACAATATTTTGCCCTATCTCACGGGACAGGAAGAACATAGCCCTAGAGAGTCCGTCTTTTATTTTTCTGATGACGGCGACCTGCTAGCAATGCGCTATGACAACTGGAAAGTACACTTCGCCCAACAGCGATCGCCTGGTACTTTAGCTCTCTGGGGCGAGCCATTCGTGGCAACCAGAATCCCCTGGCTCTACAATCTCCGCACCGACCCCTATGAGAAAGCTACTATTACTTCTAATACTTACTGGGATTGGTATCTCGACCATATTTTCTTACTGACACCTGCTCAAAAGTATGTAGGCGATTTTCTGGCAACTTTTAAAGAGTATCCTCCACGCCAGAAGGCAGCTAGCTTCACCATCGACCAGGTACTTGAGAAACTACAAAATCCCAGTGGCTACCAGTAA
- a CDS encoding hypothetical protein (protein of unknown function DUF323), translating into MAIAIVGLLSFPLPVKASNASSCPDGMVFISGGSFTMGEDNSGFVEEQAVEDISISPFCIDKHEVTNAEFAKFVEETGYVTIAERPLSKEQFPDLPDEQRAAGSLVFQPPAEDSKQIAYLSWWHWTPGANWRHPYGSDSDIKGQENHPVVHIAYEDALAYANWAGKTLPTEAQWEFAARGGLQNKKFTWGDEYSAKKANTWQGIFPFFNTKEDNYVGTAPVGSFPPNRYGLYDMTGNVWEWTSDWFAVSHANKAHSSDPKGPAKEQSFDPKKPADGAMHVIKGGSHLCAKNYCSRYRPAARESQAPDTGTTHIGFRAILALSEP; encoded by the coding sequence ATGGCGATCGCCATAGTTGGTTTATTGAGTTTTCCTTTACCAGTTAAAGCTAGCAATGCTTCTTCTTGCCCAGACGGTATGGTATTTATCTCAGGAGGTTCTTTTACCATGGGAGAAGACAACTCTGGGTTTGTGGAAGAACAAGCTGTTGAGGACATTTCAATAAGTCCGTTTTGCATTGACAAACACGAAGTAACCAACGCCGAGTTTGCGAAGTTTGTCGAAGAAACAGGATACGTAACCATAGCCGAACGTCCCCTATCTAAAGAACAGTTTCCCGACTTGCCTGACGAACAAAGGGCAGCGGGTTCTTTGGTCTTTCAGCCTCCTGCCGAAGATAGCAAACAAATAGCCTATCTAAGCTGGTGGCACTGGACTCCCGGAGCCAACTGGCGACATCCTTATGGCTCAGATAGCGACATCAAAGGCCAAGAAAATCATCCCGTAGTTCACATCGCTTATGAAGATGCTTTAGCTTACGCCAATTGGGCGGGTAAAACGCTGCCTACTGAAGCCCAATGGGAATTCGCAGCGCGGGGAGGATTGCAGAATAAGAAATTTACCTGGGGGGATGAATACTCTGCCAAGAAAGCCAATACCTGGCAGGGAATCTTTCCCTTTTTCAACACCAAAGAAGATAACTACGTGGGAACTGCTCCTGTCGGTTCGTTTCCTCCCAATCGCTACGGTTTGTACGACATGACTGGTAATGTCTGGGAGTGGACTTCCGACTGGTTTGCTGTTAGCCATGCTAACAAAGCCCACAGCAGCGATCCTAAGGGACCCGCCAAAGAACAGAGTTTCGATCCCAAAAAACCTGCTGACGGAGCCATGCACGTAATTAAGGGCGGTTCCCATTTGTGCGCCAAAAACTATTGCAGTCGCTATCGCCCTGCAGCGAGAGAATCTCAGGCTCCCGATACGGGAACTACTCACATCGGGTTTCGCGCAATTTTGGCTTTAAGCGAACCGTAA